AAACGCCTTTTGTGGGGACAGACGAGTGGTCTGGTATGAGCAACGGCGACGCCGGGGACGGCGCGGACGAGACCGACGCCGAAACAGAATCCGAGGCCGCGGCGGAGAACGGCGGCGGGACGACCGACGTGCCCGCTGCCGACGCGGACGCCATCGGGGAGCGACTCGACTCGATCGAGGAGGACCTCGACGCCGCCGAGACCGAGGGAGACCTCGACGACGTCGAATCCGACCTCGACGCGACCGAGGAGGCCGTCGAGGGGCTGGCCCCCGACGACGAGGACGAGGAGGAAGACGAGGCGGTCGCCGACCTGCGGGACCGCCTCGACTCGCTCCGGAGCGATCTGGAGAGCCAGCGCGGCCCCTACGCCGAGGACGTGACCGAGACGGTCGAATCGGCCGCTGACACCGTCGAGACCACCGAGTGGACCGAGGACGGCGAACTCGAAGTCATCCCGGCCGTCGAGGAGTTCCTCGACACCGCCGGCAGCCAGCTCGTCGAGACCTTCGAGCCCGACAGCGAGTCGATAAACGATCTGGCGGCCGAACTCCGCACGGTGAGCGAGATCGTCACAGACACCGACCTCGACCCCGACGAGGACGAAGAGACCATCGAGACGCTTCTCGCGGCCGCCGAGGACCTCGAATCCGACCTCGAAGACGCCGAGGAGTGGGACGACCTCCTGGTTCGGGAACAACTCGCCGCACAGGGCTTTTACGACCCGCTCGACCCCGAGAACCGCAAGGACTACCCGGCCGAGTGGAACGCCATCAAGCTCCACGAGAAGGCGTACAAGGAGGGCGACGCGGAGGCCGTCGAGATGATCCTCCTCGGGCTGGAGAAGTTCGAGTCGGACTTCATGGAGGAGAACGTCCTCGATTCGCTCGAACGGATCGCCCCGCCCGAGGCGACCGACGATCTGCTGGCGATGGCCGAGAAGCGCAACAAGCAGGCTATCCGCATCCTCGGCCGCATCGGGGCCGAGGAGGCACTCGACACCATCGAGGAGTACGTCGAGGGCGGCGACGTGGCCCTCCGGAAGACGACCTTGCGAGCGGTCGGCGCCATCGGCGCGGAGCGCTCGACGCAGGTCGTCGCCGACCAGCTGGTCGCGGACGACCCCGAGGTCCGGTCGACGGCTGCCCGCGCGCTGGGCCTGATCGGTGACACCCGGGCCATCGATCCGCTGTCGGACGTGCTGGCCGACGACGACGCCGACGAGGTGCGGGCGAGCGCCGCGTGGGCGCTGAACGCCATCGGCACCGAGAG
This Halorientalis sp. IM1011 DNA region includes the following protein-coding sequences:
- a CDS encoding HEAT repeat domain-containing protein, whose amino-acid sequence is MSNGDAGDGADETDAETESEAAAENGGGTTDVPAADADAIGERLDSIEEDLDAAETEGDLDDVESDLDATEEAVEGLAPDDEDEEEDEAVADLRDRLDSLRSDLESQRGPYAEDVTETVESAADTVETTEWTEDGELEVIPAVEEFLDTAGSQLVETFEPDSESINDLAAELRTVSEIVTDTDLDPDEDEETIETLLAAAEDLESDLEDAEEWDDLLVREQLAAQGFYDPLDPENRKDYPAEWNAIKLHEKAYKEGDAEAVEMILLGLEKFESDFMEENVLDSLERIAPPEATDDLLAMAEKRNKQAIRILGRIGAEEALDTIEEYVEGGDVALRKTTLRAVGAIGAERSTQVVADQLVADDPEVRSTAARALGLIGDTRAIDPLSDVLADDDADEVRASAAWALNAIGTESAREAAADYADDRSYIVQVEAEKAVESTSA